In Geopsychrobacter electrodiphilus DSM 16401, a single window of DNA contains:
- a CDS encoding NADH:flavin oxidoreductase, with protein sequence MQMLFSPLNLGRLTVKNRLMHSATYESMSETTGEVSPALLNRYRHLAKGGIGLIVPGHMNVHPAGKAGLRQTGIYSDHLISGLKKLVSVVHEEQGKLVFQLAHAGRQTRKEITGLDPIGPSNDGRDQTFGVEPKIMGKGEIQEVISAFGDAARRASEAGADGVQIHAAHGYLINQFLSPFFNRRDDAWGGSNEKRFRILQQIFLAIKKNVTADLPVFIKLNTDDFTPQTGITPELAAIYSQWLVELGIDGIEISSGTLAYSPLAMSRNRAEKGAFAFRENYHLAAAAEIKPVIGKVPLMLVGGMRTMAQMETILKEGQADVISLSRPFIMEPHLAKQFANGRSDKARCISCNNCLLAVRQGLPVKCSLCAD encoded by the coding sequence ATGCAGATGTTATTCAGTCCCCTTAATCTTGGTCGCTTAACCGTTAAAAACCGCCTGATGCATTCGGCGACCTATGAGAGCATGTCGGAAACAACCGGAGAGGTTAGTCCGGCGCTTCTTAACCGGTATCGTCATCTGGCCAAGGGGGGGATTGGCCTTATTGTTCCCGGACACATGAACGTCCACCCGGCCGGCAAGGCTGGGTTGAGACAAACGGGAATCTACAGTGACCATTTGATCTCTGGCCTCAAAAAGTTGGTTTCGGTTGTCCACGAGGAGCAGGGCAAGCTCGTCTTCCAGTTGGCACATGCGGGACGACAGACCAGAAAAGAGATTACTGGGCTGGATCCCATAGGTCCCTCCAATGATGGCAGGGACCAGACATTCGGCGTTGAACCGAAAATCATGGGGAAAGGTGAAATTCAGGAAGTAATCTCCGCCTTCGGAGATGCCGCCCGTAGGGCGTCTGAAGCAGGAGCCGATGGTGTGCAAATTCATGCAGCCCACGGTTACTTAATCAACCAGTTTCTCTCGCCTTTCTTCAACCGCAGGGACGACGCATGGGGGGGGAGTAACGAGAAACGGTTCAGAATTCTCCAGCAGATTTTTCTGGCGATCAAGAAAAACGTAACCGCCGATCTGCCGGTTTTCATAAAACTCAACACAGACGATTTCACCCCGCAGACCGGGATAACCCCAGAATTAGCCGCCATCTATTCTCAATGGTTGGTTGAACTTGGAATCGATGGGATAGAAATTAGCAGTGGCACGCTCGCTTATTCCCCCCTTGCAATGAGCCGTAATCGGGCGGAAAAGGGCGCCTTTGCCTTCAGGGAAAATTATCACCTCGCAGCGGCGGCCGAGATCAAACCGGTGATCGGCAAGGTTCCGCTAATGCTGGTGGGTGGAATGCGGACAATGGCACAGATGGAAACTATCCTCAAAGAAGGCCAGGCTGACGTGATCTCCTTGTCCCGCCCCTTTATCATGGAGCCCCATTTGGCAAAGCAGTTTGCAAACGGGCGGTCCGATAAGGCTCGCTGTATCTCCTGCAATAACTGCCTTTTGGCCGTTCGGCAGGGGCTGCCGGTAAAATGTTCTTTGTGTGCTGATTAA
- a CDS encoding metal-dependent hydrolase, whose product MKWHNHKLCTVCVMFAVTGRLLPAFIAGLGSILPDVLEVGLVRHRTLTHWPFVYAALILTIVPAIKLVSWWAWLIVGCLLIGCILHLAEDGLSKGGIPLFNPAGKKYGLGWYITGTITETFVTAGIVLVALYIAGQRGFLSTDFLAEEIRWLLS is encoded by the coding sequence ATGAAGTGGCACAATCACAAGCTCTGCACAGTCTGTGTCATGTTTGCCGTAACCGGGCGGCTGTTGCCCGCATTTATCGCCGGGCTGGGCTCCATCCTGCCAGATGTTCTTGAGGTGGGACTGGTCAGACACCGAACCCTGACTCACTGGCCCTTTGTTTATGCCGCACTTATTCTGACAATCGTCCCGGCAATCAAGCTCGTTTCCTGGTGGGCCTGGCTGATCGTCGGATGCCTGCTGATCGGCTGCATCCTCCATCTGGCTGAAGATGGTCTAAGCAAGGGCGGCATCCCCCTATTCAATCCAGCAGGGAAAAAGTATGGATTGGGGTGGTATATCACCGGCACCATCACCGAAACATTTGTCACTGCGGGCATCGTTCTAGTGGCCCTGTACATTGCTGGCCAGCGCGGATTTCTCTCAACCGATTTTCTGGCGGAAGAAATCCGCTGGCTTCTCTCTTGA
- a CDS encoding JAB domain-containing protein encodes METINLFGPKPEPKTQKICIRSIRAVFNNEVIREHAPVWVSKSCTSAEHVFELFRDLAKETKENFVALHLDTKNRIICYDTVSIGSLNASVVHPREVYKTVLLSSAAAVLFIHNHPSGDTAPSREDIEITKRLKDAGELLGIRVLDHLIVGEAGYYSFANDGIL; translated from the coding sequence ATGGAAACGATAAATCTTTTCGGCCCGAAGCCCGAGCCGAAAACTCAAAAAATCTGCATCAGGTCAATCCGGGCGGTTTTTAATAACGAAGTCATTCGGGAGCACGCCCCTGTTTGGGTAAGTAAATCTTGCACCAGCGCCGAGCATGTATTTGAATTGTTCCGCGATTTGGCAAAGGAGACCAAAGAGAATTTTGTGGCTCTTCATCTTGATACCAAAAACCGGATCATCTGCTACGACACGGTTTCTATCGGTTCCCTCAACGCAAGTGTTGTTCACCCCAGAGAGGTATACAAAACGGTCCTGCTGTCATCAGCGGCAGCGGTGCTATTCATTCACAACCACCCTTCGGGGGACACAGCACCGAGCCGGGAAGATATAGAGATAACCAAACGGCTCAAGGACGCCGGGGAACTTCTCGGAATCCGGGTGTTGGATCATTTGATCGTTGGTGAGGCTGGGTATTACTCCTTTGCAAACGATGGGATCTTATAG
- a CDS encoding TSCPD domain-containing protein: MKRNRPKAVKGETLEMSSPCGKIYVTMNDNPDSGDLLEIFVRFGKSGTCGSLVANALTIITSYGLRSGMDVTDAIKGLIGHGCHRAPVRDEDDNITSCVDAIGKAIRIHAGLVPEEEEQDIDHLEEVS, encoded by the coding sequence ATGAAGAGAAATCGGCCGAAAGCCGTTAAAGGAGAAACCCTGGAGATGTCATCTCCATGCGGGAAAATATACGTCACGATGAACGACAACCCGGACTCTGGAGATCTTTTGGAGATCTTCGTCAGGTTTGGAAAATCGGGAACCTGCGGCAGCCTGGTCGCCAATGCCCTGACCATCATCACGTCCTATGGACTTCGGTCCGGTATGGATGTGACCGATGCGATCAAGGGGTTGATCGGCCACGGCTGCCACCGTGCGCCCGTACGTGACGAAGACGATAATATTACGTCCTGTGTCGATGCCATCGGCAAGGCTATCCGTATTCATGCGGGACTCGTGCCGGAGGAAGAAGAACAGGATATTGACCACTTAGAGGAGGTATCATGA
- a CDS encoding aldehyde ferredoxin oxidoreductase C-terminal domain-containing protein — MKIMTTDPAANPAEVQYKRCTLDLKTGSQKMEDLPCRNLEDVLGGFGRSFQTLATRKIEKAYCDQNPLIVNTGLFTGSSVMTGMRTYFSGYSPIKSSKKGLPAAIWSTGSGKFGAKFKWTGLDELIFENRSETPVYILIKETSGGPLVETKSATHLLGLSTHAKIMVLQKEYDNAHFAAIGQAGENWQDNYMGAVALSTENQLKSGEDKCRFAGRGGMGSLMGYKNILALVAQSSDKLKPLTETVKKANLNVLKGGGSARLQPISRGGGGGTWAAYDVMQPFHAVPFNNFRPQGNDLPEKLLRENVEQKYDIKSEACFRCGISCHNNISEKNADGSRGEFLAKFDYEPLNLLGTNLGIHDAGQAARLIQLGDNYGMDSISLGVTISYALAYNERHPEATILNGASFGDYEKIRELIILTGEGKLPEIGQGSMRLSQSTGETSYAYHVKGLEIAAYQPETNPGYAWAIAGGHMSMATYGLLIREGKADIDSWAKAITEEKLHIVGFDMIGLCKFFDIANGISTEMVTSCLKSELDLEITTEALKNAVRRAFLRGLALELQQGYTKAEFSLPAEVYETPNPHIKLPSIATPEFFAELEKKVWKIFEPELEEFLD, encoded by the coding sequence ATGAAAATTATGACGACTGACCCTGCTGCGAATCCTGCTGAGGTTCAATATAAACGCTGTACCCTCGATTTGAAGACCGGCTCACAGAAAATGGAAGATCTTCCTTGCCGCAATTTGGAAGATGTGCTTGGGGGTTTTGGTCGTTCATTTCAGACTCTTGCGACACGGAAGATCGAAAAAGCTTACTGCGACCAGAACCCACTGATCGTTAACACCGGGCTGTTCACCGGCAGTAGTGTCATGACTGGAATGCGCACCTATTTTTCCGGATATAGTCCAATAAAGAGCTCGAAAAAAGGTTTGCCTGCGGCTATCTGGTCGACCGGCAGCGGTAAATTTGGTGCAAAGTTCAAGTGGACTGGTCTGGATGAGTTGATTTTTGAAAATCGCTCCGAAACTCCCGTCTATATATTGATCAAAGAAACGTCTGGTGGTCCCTTGGTCGAGACAAAGTCTGCGACTCATCTTCTCGGCCTGTCCACTCACGCCAAAATTATGGTTTTGCAGAAGGAGTACGATAACGCCCACTTTGCAGCTATCGGTCAGGCCGGAGAGAATTGGCAGGATAACTACATGGGTGCGGTTGCACTCTCGACCGAAAATCAGCTCAAATCGGGTGAAGACAAGTGTCGTTTTGCCGGACGTGGTGGGATGGGAAGTCTGATGGGTTACAAAAACATCCTTGCCCTGGTCGCCCAAAGCAGTGACAAACTCAAACCGCTTACCGAAACAGTAAAGAAGGCTAACCTCAATGTTCTCAAAGGGGGTGGTTCTGCGCGGCTGCAACCGATCAGTCGTGGTGGCGGTGGCGGTACTTGGGCCGCATACGATGTCATGCAACCCTTTCATGCGGTTCCCTTCAACAACTTCCGTCCCCAGGGAAATGACCTGCCGGAAAAGTTGCTGCGTGAGAACGTCGAGCAGAAGTACGACATCAAGTCTGAGGCCTGTTTTCGCTGCGGAATTTCATGTCACAACAATATCTCAGAGAAGAACGCTGACGGCAGCAGAGGGGAGTTCCTAGCCAAGTTCGATTATGAGCCTCTCAACCTGCTTGGCACCAACCTCGGTATCCATGATGCTGGTCAGGCGGCGCGGCTGATTCAGCTGGGCGATAACTACGGCATGGACTCTATCTCCCTCGGGGTGACGATTTCCTACGCCTTGGCCTATAACGAGCGGCACCCGGAAGCAACAATCCTCAATGGTGCGAGTTTCGGCGACTATGAAAAAATTCGTGAGTTGATCATTCTGACCGGTGAAGGGAAGCTGCCGGAGATCGGTCAGGGCTCAATGCGGCTGTCGCAGTCGACCGGAGAGACAAGTTATGCCTACCACGTCAAAGGGTTGGAGATTGCGGCATACCAGCCGGAAACTAACCCCGGATATGCTTGGGCTATTGCTGGCGGTCACATGTCGATGGCAACCTACGGTCTTCTAATCCGCGAAGGAAAGGCGGATATTGATTCCTGGGCCAAAGCGATCACTGAAGAAAAGCTTCACATTGTTGGCTTTGACATGATTGGCCTGTGCAAGTTTTTCGATATCGCTAATGGGATCAGCACTGAAATGGTGACCAGCTGCTTGAAGAGCGAATTAGATTTAGAAATCACCACAGAAGCATTGAAAAATGCGGTACGCCGGGCTTTTTTGCGGGGGCTCGCTTTGGAATTGCAGCAGGGTTATACCAAGGCTGAATTTTCCCTACCGGCTGAAGTGTATGAGACTCCAAATCCACATATCAAATTGCCCAGCATTGCTACGCCTGAATTCTTTGCGGAGCTGGAGAAGAAGGTCTGGAAAATTTTTGAACCGGAGCTGGAAGAATTCCTAGACTGA
- a CDS encoding thermonuclease family protein: MTWLATLLLLLITGLPCSAASFTGKVVKVSDGDTIQVLKDGKAVKIRLAEIDCPETSHGKNKPGQPYGKAAKRFALDLVGGNTVRIDVVTKDRYGRTVGKVVLDDGSTLNKRLVQAGLAWVYRQYAKDPALIDLEVEAKAAKRGLWSDPNPVPPWEWRHGAGWGKKGSSSKANPIPATNGQCGQKRYCNEMSNCEEAIFFLTQCGVSSLDSDKDGVPCESLCR, translated from the coding sequence ATGACCTGGCTGGCAACTCTACTTCTGCTGCTGATTACTGGCCTGCCTTGTTCTGCTGCGTCCTTCACCGGTAAAGTGGTTAAAGTTTCTGATGGGGACACGATCCAGGTTCTCAAGGACGGAAAAGCGGTCAAGATCCGACTGGCGGAAATCGACTGCCCGGAGACAAGTCACGGGAAAAATAAGCCCGGCCAACCTTACGGCAAGGCAGCCAAACGGTTCGCTCTCGATCTGGTAGGCGGCAATACTGTCCGCATTGATGTTGTGACAAAAGACCGCTACGGCAGGACCGTTGGCAAGGTCGTTCTTGATGATGGTTCAACCCTGAATAAACGACTGGTACAGGCTGGCCTAGCCTGGGTGTACCGCCAATACGCGAAAGATCCCGCCCTAATTGATTTGGAAGTTGAAGCTAAGGCTGCCAAGCGTGGCCTCTGGTCCGATCCAAACCCTGTCCCACCCTGGGAATGGCGTCACGGTGCGGGCTGGGGGAAAAAGGGCTCTTCATCCAAAGCGAACCCAATTCCAGCAACAAATGGTCAATGCGGACAAAAACGGTACTGCAATGAGATGTCGAACTGCGAGGAGGCGATCTTCTTTTTGACCCAGTGCGGAGTGTCCAGTCTGGACAGTGATAAAGATGGTGTTCCGTGCGAATCGCTTTGTCGGTAG
- a CDS encoding cobaltochelatase CobT-related protein, translating into MNISKSLPIVAKAMGDQMGVNVVIRGNTAATNGKTIFLPELPKDDAEATLLARGFLDHEAAHVRLTDFSVTESDPYLKNLTNIIEDVRIEKEMGQLYPGCAINLRDLANHLAETGSFDFDSDQPDQLFLGWVLARCRSRILRQKGLDPVFRNANQILEPALGTELLGKVGKLLDNVGMLKTTKASQTLAARILQLLRQEQQQAQSQRQQQQDQSSESSSGEDRQEQQNQNDSSESDQDNEADDSSDTTGESGSQQEQKQDDGSVLSDRGKDPSGSTPDAEKQPQNNDARADLLNQILNSSPAEEYGDVGEMVGAELEAKAAETTPATAEMSYPGEDGGSVNFSFPPDLTTVRRNTSVLRSRLGSLIQASKLKRSCAGRSGRRIDQRVLCRLPVGDTRIFRRREEKTAVNTAVIILLDRSGSMNSRMSLAAEATLAVTDALHTVPGVSICSAAFPGEMASVIPLTPFGVAPAKTLKKYGIVADGGTPLAHALGWAAVQFAMRQEPRKILVVATDGTPANPERVRTYLERLAEQGIEQMAVGIMDGGACGWYFKNHKTIQNIHELPNALFDMLKDALTR; encoded by the coding sequence ATGAATATTTCAAAATCACTGCCGATTGTCGCAAAGGCGATGGGCGATCAAATGGGAGTCAATGTTGTCATTCGCGGGAACACTGCAGCGACAAATGGGAAAACTATTTTCCTGCCGGAACTCCCAAAAGATGACGCTGAGGCGACCCTGCTGGCGCGGGGTTTCCTCGACCACGAGGCCGCTCATGTTCGACTGACGGATTTTTCCGTTACCGAAAGCGACCCTTATCTGAAAAATCTGACCAACATCATTGAAGATGTAAGGATCGAGAAGGAAATGGGACAGCTCTACCCGGGCTGTGCCATTAACCTGCGGGACCTGGCGAATCATCTGGCTGAAACCGGAAGCTTCGACTTCGACTCTGATCAGCCGGACCAACTGTTTCTTGGTTGGGTTTTGGCTCGATGTCGCAGCAGGATTCTCAGACAGAAAGGTCTTGATCCTGTCTTTAGAAACGCAAATCAGATCCTCGAACCCGCCCTAGGGACCGAACTGCTCGGTAAGGTCGGCAAGCTGCTCGATAATGTCGGTATGTTGAAGACAACCAAGGCATCACAGACTCTGGCTGCTCGTATCCTCCAGTTACTTCGGCAGGAGCAGCAACAGGCGCAGTCTCAACGCCAACAGCAGCAGGACCAGTCCTCCGAATCTTCTTCAGGTGAAGACCGGCAGGAGCAACAGAATCAAAACGATTCCTCTGAGTCTGATCAGGACAACGAAGCGGATGATTCCAGCGACACGACTGGAGAATCCGGATCTCAGCAGGAACAGAAACAAGACGATGGAAGTGTACTCAGTGATCGGGGCAAAGACCCTTCCGGGTCCACCCCAGACGCTGAAAAGCAACCTCAAAACAACGATGCCAGGGCTGACCTCCTCAATCAGATCCTTAATTCATCCCCCGCGGAAGAGTATGGAGATGTTGGGGAGATGGTCGGGGCAGAACTGGAAGCGAAGGCAGCGGAAACAACTCCTGCTACCGCAGAAATGTCCTACCCGGGCGAAGATGGAGGATCGGTAAATTTTAGTTTTCCTCCAGACCTGACAACGGTCCGGCGTAATACCTCCGTGCTTCGATCCCGTCTTGGATCATTGATCCAGGCCTCGAAACTGAAGAGGTCATGCGCCGGTCGATCCGGACGAAGAATAGATCAGCGTGTACTCTGCAGGCTTCCTGTCGGTGACACGCGGATTTTTCGCAGAAGGGAGGAAAAAACAGCAGTCAATACCGCCGTAATTATACTCCTTGACCGCTCCGGGTCGATGAACAGCAGGATGTCTCTGGCAGCAGAGGCAACCCTAGCCGTTACCGATGCACTACACACCGTTCCCGGTGTCAGTATCTGCTCGGCAGCGTTCCCGGGCGAAATGGCATCCGTCATTCCCCTTACCCCGTTTGGGGTCGCTCCAGCCAAAACTCTCAAAAAGTATGGGATCGTGGCTGACGGGGGAACCCCTCTTGCTCATGCTCTCGGGTGGGCGGCAGTTCAATTCGCCATGCGCCAGGAGCCACGCAAGATATTGGTGGTTGCAACCGATGGCACACCCGCAAATCCAGAACGGGTTCGTACCTATCTGGAACGCTTGGCGGAGCAGGGTATTGAGCAGATGGCGGTCGGCATCATGGATGGTGGTGCTTGTGGATGGTACTTCAAAAACCATAAGACGATCCAGAACATCCATGAATTGCCGAACGCGCTGTTCGATATGCTCAAGGATGCTTTAACTCGCTGA
- a CDS encoding DUF3150 domain-containing protein yields the protein MFDLLQKLICFSLDVHIWSGRKKLTPADLNLDGEEIPPEELASLGAKKICHPVLLSRFQALRRRAERICEAAGVRFLGGFAIPEEKAQEVARELEAVAVDFEAEKQEFLKFYAENMQAWLTNLPDRWRTMVEQAVESPEHVATRLSFGFQTFQVSGVEGLNSGLEKAANGLGDQLFREIGQASRLAWSQSFESRTRVSQKALRPIRSILEKAKGLVFVQPSLGLLITSIEQELDGLPKSGYMEGRDFHVLVGILNTLSCLDNINLNLAEEQKETEGSSDPEESTLKEDVLADHETENVSVASAQNAATEVDVEQVFEPIPEPHQRQTSVTSPVVWF from the coding sequence ATGTTCGATCTACTTCAAAAGCTTATCTGTTTCAGTCTCGATGTCCACATCTGGAGTGGCAGGAAGAAACTCACTCCCGCTGATCTGAATCTGGACGGGGAAGAGATCCCCCCTGAAGAACTTGCATCTTTGGGAGCTAAAAAAATCTGTCACCCCGTTCTGCTGAGCCGGTTTCAAGCTTTGCGGCGTCGTGCCGAACGCATCTGTGAAGCAGCAGGTGTTCGCTTTCTGGGCGGCTTTGCCATCCCGGAAGAGAAGGCGCAGGAAGTCGCAAGGGAACTGGAAGCGGTCGCAGTTGATTTTGAGGCTGAGAAACAGGAATTCCTAAAATTCTATGCCGAGAATATGCAGGCATGGCTAACAAACCTCCCGGATCGCTGGCGGACAATGGTGGAACAAGCCGTTGAGTCGCCCGAACATGTTGCCACCCGCCTGTCCTTCGGATTCCAGACCTTTCAGGTTTCTGGTGTTGAAGGGCTGAACAGCGGTCTTGAAAAAGCCGCGAACGGACTTGGTGATCAGCTCTTCCGGGAAATAGGTCAGGCATCCCGTCTGGCCTGGAGTCAGTCTTTCGAGTCACGGACAAGGGTAAGCCAGAAAGCTTTGCGGCCGATCCGCAGCATCCTCGAAAAAGCGAAGGGGCTAGTCTTTGTCCAGCCATCGCTGGGACTGCTGATTACCAGTATTGAACAGGAGCTGGACGGTTTGCCAAAGTCCGGCTACATGGAAGGTCGTGATTTTCATGTCCTGGTCGGCATCCTCAACACTCTGTCCTGTCTTGACAATATCAACCTCAATCTCGCGGAAGAACAGAAAGAGACAGAGGGTTCCTCAGATCCGGAGGAATCGACGCTTAAAGAGGATGTGCTGGCAGATCATGAAACGGAAAATGTTTCGGTTGCCAGCGCCCAAAATGCTGCCACCGAAGTTGATGTGGAGCAGGTCTTTGAGCCGATCCCTGAACCGCACCAGAGACAGACAAGCGTCACGTCTCCGGTTGTCTGGTTTTAG
- a CDS encoding tyrosine-type recombinase/integrase, with product MSDLVKIIVSPAIADTDLSDLLADWLNLDVANGDACADTLKTYQSQIQTWLTWCSENSVYPGQATTEDVKNWRKDLIDTGAKPSTISLKLTTVRRFYQSAVDRRLIENNPATNVRAPKDRRAKKEQIKHLSAGEAELLFRAVPSGGGVKALRDRAMVGLMALEGLRRVEIVRACVSDIEGNAQEMRLLIHGKGKERYVYPREDTAAALTDYLITRGSVVEDEQGDPLFVQIRKGGHIEGRISRQGVNSVIDHYLLKAGLKRQGLSCHALRHTCGALLYQATRDIRAVQETLGHSNISTSAGYAHIIERGQARYTRQIPVGLRKEREGEL from the coding sequence ATGAGTGATCTTGTGAAAATCATTGTTTCTCCGGCAATCGCAGATACAGACCTCTCTGACCTTCTGGCTGACTGGCTCAACCTCGATGTTGCCAACGGGGACGCTTGCGCCGACACTCTGAAGACCTATCAAAGCCAGATTCAGACCTGGCTGACCTGGTGCAGCGAAAACTCTGTATATCCCGGACAAGCAACCACCGAGGATGTCAAAAACTGGCGCAAGGATCTGATCGATACCGGAGCAAAGCCATCAACGATTTCCCTGAAGCTGACAACCGTCCGCAGATTTTATCAGTCCGCCGTAGACAGGAGACTGATCGAGAACAACCCGGCAACCAATGTCCGCGCCCCGAAGGATCGACGGGCAAAAAAGGAACAGATCAAACATCTGTCAGCTGGCGAAGCCGAACTGCTGTTCAGAGCCGTACCCTCGGGCGGTGGAGTTAAGGCACTGCGAGATCGAGCAATGGTTGGATTGATGGCACTGGAAGGGTTACGAAGAGTAGAGATCGTCCGGGCCTGCGTTTCCGACATCGAGGGGAATGCACAGGAAATGCGGTTGCTGATTCACGGCAAGGGGAAGGAGAGGTACGTCTACCCCCGTGAAGACACTGCTGCAGCTCTGACCGATTATCTAATAACTCGTGGTTCTGTTGTCGAGGATGAACAAGGAGACCCTCTTTTCGTCCAGATCCGCAAGGGCGGTCACATTGAAGGCAGAATTTCCAGGCAGGGTGTGAACTCAGTCATCGACCACTATCTACTCAAGGCAGGGCTTAAAAGGCAGGGATTGTCCTGTCATGCACTGCGACATACCTGTGGTGCGTTACTCTACCAGGCAACAAGGGACATCAGGGCTGTTCAGGAAACCCTGGGACACAGTAATATCTCCACTTCTGCCGGCTACGCTCACATCATCGAGCGAGGGCAGGCACGATACACCAGGCAGATCCCCGTGGGGTTACGGAAAGAACGTGAGGGTGAATTATGA
- a CDS encoding CbbQ/NirQ/NorQ/GpvN family protein: MHEKQFSIAKTFALAGLPEELMIRGFAERTAFVPGIDPDYQFRKELLSDLLAWHMLGGIEGLYLSGPTGSGKSTLITQVAGRLNIPVQRVTAHSRLETPELIGHYALVDGSMSFTDGPLTTAMREGHWFLLDEIDLLDPATAAGLNGIVEGSPLVIPEKNGEMVNPAYGFRFIATGNTAGAGDQTGLYQGTMRQNLAFLDRFWMVEVGYPEQEQEKLILAKIAPGIPEGVRDGMIAYATEVRKLFMAGQLEVTLSTRTLVRWAKMSEFFRPLANLGKNPLHHALERALTFRAEPETRSSLAEIAQRIFG; this comes from the coding sequence TTTTGTCCCAGGCATCGACCCGGACTACCAGTTTCGCAAGGAACTCCTTTCAGACCTTCTTGCCTGGCACATGCTTGGCGGAATCGAAGGACTTTACCTCTCCGGCCCCACCGGGTCCGGAAAATCCACTCTGATTACCCAGGTTGCCGGCCGTTTGAACATCCCTGTTCAGCGGGTCACCGCTCACAGCCGGCTGGAAACGCCAGAGCTGATCGGTCATTACGCTCTGGTTGATGGCTCCATGTCTTTTACGGACGGTCCTCTCACCACAGCAATGCGGGAAGGACACTGGTTCCTTCTCGATGAGATCGATCTGCTCGATCCGGCAACTGCGGCCGGTCTCAACGGGATTGTCGAAGGTTCGCCTCTGGTGATCCCCGAGAAGAACGGTGAAATGGTAAATCCTGCTTACGGTTTCCGTTTCATTGCAACCGGAAACACGGCAGGAGCCGGGGACCAGACAGGGCTCTACCAGGGGACCATGCGTCAGAATCTTGCTTTTCTGGACCGCTTCTGGATGGTCGAAGTTGGCTATCCCGAACAGGAACAGGAGAAACTGATCTTGGCAAAGATTGCCCCCGGTATCCCTGAAGGTGTCAGAGACGGAATGATTGCTTATGCAACTGAGGTACGGAAACTCTTTATGGCGGGACAACTCGAAGTCACCCTCTCCACGCGGACCCTTGTTCGGTGGGCGAAAATGTCGGAATTCTTCCGTCCGCTCGCCAACCTGGGGAAAAATCCGCTGCATCACGCACTGGAACGGGCACTGACCTTCCGTGCAGAACCCGAAACCCGCAGTTCGCTGGCAGAAATCGCCCAGCGCATTTTCGGTTAA
- a CDS encoding DUF7673 family protein: MKITIEEYATAVQFLAGLAQQDTSGSRAAAQVLLSAYNGEEWQLDITDLGVLSSDYYLAALAVIRGRTELMIEPHKLIENGEAIFDRLWDLWQAFHVKNRGKG; encoded by the coding sequence TTGAAAATTACCATTGAGGAATATGCCACCGCCGTTCAATTTCTTGCCGGACTCGCACAACAGGACACCTCTGGAAGTCGGGCCGCTGCCCAAGTTTTGCTGAGTGCCTACAACGGTGAAGAGTGGCAACTGGACATTACGGATCTCGGGGTTTTGAGTTCAGACTACTATTTAGCGGCCTTGGCTGTTATTCGTGGACGAACTGAACTGATGATCGAGCCGCATAAGCTGATCGAGAATGGTGAGGCAATTTTTGATCGGCTCTGGGATCTCTGGCAAGCGTTTCATGTCAAGAACAGAGGGAAGGGATAA
- a CDS encoding acyl-CoA thioesterase produces MEKRPERTDYKVFFPLTTRWMDNDLYGHVNNVIYYSYFDTIVNLYLIENGGLDIHSGPVVGYVVNSGCNYLAPVGYPDHLEAGLRVDKIGNTSVQYGVAIFKKGEPLVSAYGHVVHVFVDRSSNKPVKVPADLREKLEIILI; encoded by the coding sequence ATGGAAAAACGACCAGAGCGCACCGATTACAAGGTTTTCTTTCCTCTCACCACGCGCTGGATGGATAATGATCTGTATGGTCACGTGAACAACGTGATTTATTACTCATATTTTGACACCATAGTTAATCTTTATCTGATCGAAAATGGCGGCCTGGATATCCATTCAGGTCCCGTTGTTGGTTATGTCGTTAACTCAGGGTGCAATTATCTGGCTCCGGTTGGTTATCCCGACCATTTGGAAGCGGGCCTGCGTGTTGACAAAATTGGAAATACTTCCGTGCAATATGGTGTCGCGATATTCAAGAAGGGGGAACCGTTGGTTTCAGCGTATGGGCACGTTGTTCATGTCTTTGTCGATAGATCATCAAACAAGCCTGTTAAGGTGCCCGCGGATCTTCGGGAAAAGTTAGAAATTATTTTGATTTAA
- a CDS encoding tautomerase family protein produces the protein MPFVNIKITREGATTAQKAELIKRTTQMLVDVLGKNPARTVVVIEEVETDNWGIGGESITSRRLNGN, from the coding sequence ATGCCATTCGTCAACATCAAGATCACCCGTGAAGGTGCAACCACCGCACAGAAGGCCGAATTGATCAAAAGAACCACCCAGATGCTGGTCGATGTTTTAGGTAAGAACCCGGCCAGGACGGTGGTCGTTATCGAAGAAGTTGAAACGGATAATTGGGGAATCGGCGGTGAATCAATCACCTCAAGACGTTTAAATGGCAATTAA